One Archangium violaceum genomic window, AGGCCGCCGTCGACAAGAGCCGCGCGGTGAGGGCCGGGCTCGAGGAGCGTCTCCGGCGGAGCCAGGGGCGCCGCGCGGTGGAGGAGGCGCGCAAGCTCCTGGCGAACGTGCTCGACTCCCTGGGGGGCACGGAGGCCGTGCGGGCCCGGAAGGTCCGGTTGCCGCGCTGAGGAGCCTGGCCTCTTCGCGAGCGTGGCGATCCTGGGTATATCCACCTCCCGCGATGGGCCCTCGTGCCCGGGAGGTCTTCCACATGTTCCGTTCGCTCGCCCTGTCCATCGTCCTGTCGGGGACGTTGGGTGTCGCACATGAAGCGCCGAAGCAGACGGCACCGACGAAGGAGGCCGAGAAGGCGGAGGCGTTCTTCGGCCATGAGGAGCTGGTCCGCCAGTTCAAGCTCCACGAGAAGGGCTGCAAGAAGGGCGACTCGATGGAGTGCTTCAACCTGGGCCTGTCCTATGCGCAGGGCGTGGGCGTGGCCAGGGATGAAGCTCGCGCGGCCACCTTCTTCAAGAAGGCGTGCGACAAGGGTTACCTGGATGCCTGCAACAACCTCGGCATCGCCTACGCGGAAGGCGTGGGGGTGAAGAAGGATCCGAAGCAGGCCGTCACCCTGTTCGAGAAGAGCTGCAAGGCGGATGATGCGAAGGGTTGCTTCAACACCGGCCGGGCCTACGCATCGGGGCTCGGGGTGGAGAAGGATCCGGCGCGGGCCGCCACCGCCTTCGAGAAGGCCTGCGGCCGGGGTCACGCCGATGGCTGCTTCAGCCTCGGCATCGCCTACGCGAACGGCAATGGGGTGAACAAGGATCCGGCACGCGCCGCGACGCTCCTCTCACAGGCCTGCGACGCGGGGAACATGCCCGCCTGCAACAGCGCTGGCGTGTCCTATATGGCGGGCAACGGCGTGACGCGGGACATGAAGCGGGCCGTCACTCTCTTCGAGAAGGCCTGCGACGCGGGCGTGGCCGGTGGCTGTCTCAACCTCGGCATCGCCCACAAGCAGGGGAACGGGGTGGCGAAGAACCCCGAGCGTTCCCGGGAGCTCATCCAGAAGGCGTGCGGGCTCGGGCTCGCTCCCGCCTGTCAGGCGCTCGGGACCGCTCCGAAGGCTCCTTGAGCAGGGTAGGGGCTCAAGGGGTGCCGGAGGCTTCGCCCGCCGCCCGGAGCTGATCCGGGTGGGTGGGCACCTTGATGTCGCCGGAGATGATCTTCGCCTTCAGCTCCTCCAGCTTGCGCAGCGCTTCGTCCTTGCCGGGGAAGTCCAGCCGCACCGGGGCGTAGGTGATGCCGCCCTCGCTCAGGCCCAGTGACAGGTTGC contains:
- a CDS encoding tetratricopeptide repeat protein; this encodes MFRSLALSIVLSGTLGVAHEAPKQTAPTKEAEKAEAFFGHEELVRQFKLHEKGCKKGDSMECFNLGLSYAQGVGVARDEARAATFFKKACDKGYLDACNNLGIAYAEGVGVKKDPKQAVTLFEKSCKADDAKGCFNTGRAYASGLGVEKDPARAATAFEKACGRGHADGCFSLGIAYANGNGVNKDPARAATLLSQACDAGNMPACNSAGVSYMAGNGVTRDMKRAVTLFEKACDAGVAGGCLNLGIAHKQGNGVAKNPERSRELIQKACGLGLAPACQALGTAPKAP